AGGAGCACCCATGGAGATTGATCTCAATTCTGATCTTGGCGAAGGCCTTGGCCGTTGGAGGATGGGAGACGACGAGGCGCTGATGAAGCTGGTCTCATCAGCGAACGTCGCTTGCGGCTTTCACGCGGGCGATGCGGTCATCATGACGCGCATGGTCGAGGCAGCGAAAGAGAACGGCGTAGCTCTCGGCGCACATGTCGGGCTGCCGGACATACTCGGTTTCGGGCGTATCCCGATGAAGATCGATCCGCGTGACATGCAGAAGCATGCGCTTTATCAACTGGGTGCGCTTTCTGCTATCGCGAAGGTCAATGGCTACAAGGTTACCCACGCGGGGACCCATGGCGCCCTGGGCCAGATGGCACAGGAAAACAAGGAATATATCGAGAAGATTCTCGAAGTGTTCGCGGCGTTCGACAGGGATCTGATCATCGCGGCTTCGGTCAAGAGTCACGCAGGCACATTCGCGAAGTCGCTCGGATTGCGGGTGGTAGGCAAGATCTTTGCTGACCGGGCATACGACGACGAGGCTCGCTTGGTTAATCGGCGACATCCGGGCGCACTTATCACCGATCTGACCGAGGTTGCGAGGAGAATGAGCCAGTTCCTCGATGACGGGACTATCACGTCCGTGTCGGGAAAGCGGATCAAGGTCGACGCAAAATGTGTCCTGGTCCATAGCGATACTCCGGGCGCTGTGGAAATCGCGAGAGCCGTAAGGACGGTGGTCGAAGACGGCGGAGGACGTATCGTTCCGCTAACGGAGCTTGCGGCGTAATGTCGGTGCGGTCCATATTGATCGCTAATCGAGGCGAGATAGCGCTCCGGATCATTCGCGCGTGTCGGACGCTGGGGCTGCGAACAATCGCTGTCTGCTCCGAGGCAGATCGAGGGGCGGCTTACCTTGCTCTTGCCGATCGAGCGGTCTGCATCGGCGGCGCGGCGGCAGATACGAGCTATCTGGATATTGGGGCGGTGATGCTCGCAGCAGCCGCCGTTGGTGCCGACGCAATTCACCCCGGATACGGGTTCTTGTCGGAGAACGGAGACTTCGCGGAAGCGGTCGAAGGCGCTGGGCTCATCTTCATTGGTCCGACCTCCGATGTTGTCCGGCTAATGGGGGATAAGATCGCCGCGAAGGCGAAAATGCGCGAGCTCGGCGTGCCTTGCGTTGCGGGAAGTCATGGCGCGCTTCCCGATGATCCGCAGCTCTGCCAAGCGTGTGCGACCGAGGTTGGGTACCCTCTTATCATTAAGGCGGCGGGCGGCGGCGGCGGTCGCGGCATGCGGATCGTACGAGACAGCGCAAGTCTCCACCAAGCGATCGGAGCCACGCGGGAGGAGGCGAGGCGGGCATTTGCCAATCCGACGATCTACCTGGAGAAATTTTTGGAGCACCCGAGGCACGTCGAGATCCAGGTCATCTGCGATGGGGGAGGCGAGGGAGTATGGCTCGGCGCCCGCGACTGCTCGATGCAGCGCCGCCACCAGAAATTAATTGAAGAGGCGCCGCCGCCAGGCGTGCCTGAGGCCAATATCGCCGAACTTGGGGAGCGCTGTGTAGCCGCTTGCCGGGCGATCGGCTATCGCGGCGTAGGCACCTTCGAATTTCTCTACCAGGACGGGATATTCGCTTTCATCGAGATGAATACGCGCATACAGGTCGAACATCCAATAACCGAGGAAACCAGCGGCATCGATATCGTGCGCGAGCAGATTCGGGTGGCATTGGGCGAGCCGCTCGGACTTCGTCAATCCGAGGTCACCTGCAGAGGCCATGCTATTGAGTGCCGGATCAATGCGGAACATCCTTTCGACGGCATTCCTTCTCCTGGTCGTGTTGAGAGCTGGCTGGCTCCGGGCGGACCGGGAATTCGGGTCGATACCCATATCGTGGCAGGTTCGGAAGTCCCTTCACACTACGACTCCTTGATAGCCAAGGTGATCGCTAGGGGCGAGGATCGTTCGGAGTGTATCGAGCGCATGCTTTCGGCCTTGGCAGACCTGCGCGCAGAGGGTATCCGGTTGAACACCGAGCTTCACTCGGTGGTATTGAAGGACGCGTCCTTTCGGGACGCGCGCCTTAGCATCCACTCCTTGGAAGACATCCTTCGACGGCGCGCCTCGTCCGATCGACGGTGAGCGTGATAGGCGACGGCCCGTCGAACCTAATGTGCAATCGAGCACGCATCAAAGGCGGGCAGCCTTGGGCGAATTCGTGCAGTGCGAGATCGCGTCCGATCGAGTCGATGACTTCGGGCTCGGGTCCCAGGAAGATATCAGCTCTCGCGGAACTCGGTCAGACCGAATTCCTTCAAGACGGCCTCGGTATGTTGTCCGAGGGACGGCACCGGGTCCATACGCGGCTGCCAGGACTCACCGCTAATTGGTCGCAAAGATGGCATCGGGCCCGCCGGGGTTTCGATATAAGCCCAGCGCTTGCGGCTGCGCAGTTGCGGATGATCCCACACGGCGGACATGTCATTCACGCGAGCCGTACCGATCCCGGCGGTCTCGAGGCGCGAGATGGCTTCGTTCGACGGCAGCTTGCGGAACGTGTCACAGATGACGGCATCGATCTCAGCTCGCTCTTTCATCCGGCCCGCATTGCCCTTAAAGCGTGCTTCGCTGGCCCACTCGGGCCGTTGTAAGACGATCGTCGTGAACGCGGCCCACTCGCGATCATTTTGAAGTCCGAAAAGTACCATGCCATCAGCAGTTTCGTAGGGCCCATATGGGAAGATCGTGGCATGGCCAGCTCCCGCCCGAGCCGGAGGTTGTGCTCCGTCCATCGCATAGTAAAGCGGATATCCCATCCATTCCACCATGGCCTCCAGCATCGAGACTTCGACATGATCGCCCTGTCCGCTTTTGGCTCGACGCAGCAAGCAGGCCAAAATGCCCTGAAAAGCCATTGTGCCCGCAGCGATGTCAGCAATCGAGATGCCGGCCTTTGCAACGGCGTCCGGCGTGCCGGTCGTTGACAAAAAGCCGGCCTCCGCCTGAATCAGTAGATCGTATGCTTTGCGCTTCTCCCACGGCCCATTCGGACCGTATCCAGATATGTTGCAAGTAATCAGCTGCTTGTATGTGGAGCGCAGCACGCCATCGGCGAGCCCTAGGCGGGCAGCTGCCCCTGGAGCAAGATTTTGCACAAACACGTCTGCGTGCGCGATGAGCCGTTGCACGGCTTCCAACGCTCCCGGCCGTTTCAGGTCGAAGGTGACGCTCTCTTTCGACCGATTGGTCCAGACGAAATGACTGGCAAGACCACGCGCACGCGTATCATAGGCCCGAGCAAAGTCGCCACCATCGGGCCGTTCGATCTTTATGACTCGGGCGCCGAGGTCGGCAAGCTGACGCGTGCAATAGGGAGCCGCGATTGCCTGCTCGATTGCGATGACCAATACCCCGTCCAGTGGCCGCGTCACGACACCTCCGACCTTAGATTGTAGCTTCCGCCTTCATGATAAGCTCGTCCCGATCGTTCGTGGCCCACAGCAGGATTTTTCCGGTTTCGTCCGGCGGACTGCCATTCAGATGAAGTTCGCTGCCGTCGAAAAGCGGCGACACCGCGCGGAAGGAATATGCCTTCACCACCACTGAGGAAGGGAGACTGCGCCTAACGAGATCGATCAGGAGAGTAGCAATGAGCGGACCATGGACGATCAGGCCTGGATAACCTTCCACCGCAAAGACGTACGTTCGGTCATAGTGAATACGATGGCCGTTGAACGTGAGAGCCGAATAGCGAAACAGCATGACGGTATCCGGCACGATGCTGCGATGCCATGGTCCTTTCGGTGCAGTTGATCTCGCTCTGTCGGCGGGCGCTGTGACATCTCGATAGACAATGTCGTGATGGTCCGTCAGAAGTAGATGGCCGTTCTCGTCGTGGACGGCGTGCCCTACCGTGACGAACACCAGAGGGCCGGTCGTACCTTGTTTGGACGTCACGCTTTCGATCGTCGATGTCCGCTTGACATGCATGCCCACGCGCAGCGGGCTCTTAAAGGTGAGCCTGCTGCCCGCCCACATCCGCCGGGGAAGGTCATGGATGGGAGGAAGAAAGCCCCCGCGCTTGGGATGCCCGTCAGGCCCTAATGTCGATTGCCGTTCGTTAGGTAGAAAATACAACCAGTGGGCCAGCGGAGGCAGCGCAACCCCCGTTGAATAGAGCTGGT
This is a stretch of genomic DNA from Bradyrhizobium sp. CCBAU 53338. It encodes these proteins:
- a CDS encoding LamB/YcsF family protein, with amino-acid sequence MEIDLNSDLGEGLGRWRMGDDEALMKLVSSANVACGFHAGDAVIMTRMVEAAKENGVALGAHVGLPDILGFGRIPMKIDPRDMQKHALYQLGALSAIAKVNGYKVTHAGTHGALGQMAQENKEYIEKILEVFAAFDRDLIIAASVKSHAGTFAKSLGLRVVGKIFADRAYDDEARLVNRRHPGALITDLTEVARRMSQFLDDGTITSVSGKRIKVDAKCVLVHSDTPGAVEIARAVRTVVEDGGGRIVPLTELAA
- a CDS encoding acetyl/propionyl/methylcrotonyl-CoA carboxylase subunit alpha, which encodes MSVRSILIANRGEIALRIIRACRTLGLRTIAVCSEADRGAAYLALADRAVCIGGAAADTSYLDIGAVMLAAAAVGADAIHPGYGFLSENGDFAEAVEGAGLIFIGPTSDVVRLMGDKIAAKAKMRELGVPCVAGSHGALPDDPQLCQACATEVGYPLIIKAAGGGGGRGMRIVRDSASLHQAIGATREEARRAFANPTIYLEKFLEHPRHVEIQVICDGGGEGVWLGARDCSMQRRHQKLIEEAPPPGVPEANIAELGERCVAACRAIGYRGVGTFEFLYQDGIFAFIEMNTRIQVEHPITEETSGIDIVREQIRVALGEPLGLRQSEVTCRGHAIECRINAEHPFDGIPSPGRVESWLAPGGPGIRVDTHIVAGSEVPSHYDSLIAKVIARGEDRSECIERMLSALADLRAEGIRLNTELHSVVLKDASFRDARLSIHSLEDILRRRASSDRR
- a CDS encoding CaiB/BaiF CoA-transferase family protein yields the protein MTRPLDGVLVIAIEQAIAAPYCTRQLADLGARVIKIERPDGGDFARAYDTRARGLASHFVWTNRSKESVTFDLKRPGALEAVQRLIAHADVFVQNLAPGAAARLGLADGVLRSTYKQLITCNISGYGPNGPWEKRKAYDLLIQAEAGFLSTTGTPDAVAKAGISIADIAAGTMAFQGILACLLRRAKSGQGDHVEVSMLEAMVEWMGYPLYYAMDGAQPPARAGAGHATIFPYGPYETADGMVLFGLQNDREWAAFTTIVLQRPEWASEARFKGNAGRMKERAEIDAVICDTFRKLPSNEAISRLETAGIGTARVNDMSAVWDHPQLRSRKRWAYIETPAGPMPSLRPISGESWQPRMDPVPSLGQHTEAVLKEFGLTEFRES
- a CDS encoding MaoC family dehydratase N-terminal domain-containing protein; this translates as MVDGHDYQEWIGRTVTQEDMVTASPIERLDATLETDHQLYSTGVALPPLAHWLYFLPNERQSTLGPDGHPKRGGFLPPIHDLPRRMWAGSRLTFKSPLRVGMHVKRTSTIESVTSKQGTTGPLVFVTVGHAVHDENGHLLLTDHHDIVYRDVTAPADRARSTAPKGPWHRSIVPDTVMLFRYSALTFNGHRIHYDRTYVFAVEGYPGLIVHGPLIATLLIDLVRRSLPSSVVVKAYSFRAVSPLFDGSELHLNGSPPDETGKILLWATNDRDELIMKAEATI